The Methanobrevibacter olleyae DNA window CAATAGCATACTCAATACCTGCTGCAACAGCTTTTTTACCACACAAGTATGCAGTTAAATAAACAGCACTAGTGTTTTTATTTCCTGCTAACCAACCTAATTTGTTTAATTCTTTACTGTGAGCTGATACAACAGTTTCATCACCGTTTTTACCAACATTTATTACTTGAACAATACAATTAGCATTGGAAATTCTTACAACTAATCTGGATTTATCTACATCAACTAATTTCATCCTAGTAGCATAATCAGTTTTACCTTCTCTTCTTCTTCTGAAAGCTACCTTATATTTTGATCCGCTTGCCAAGTCCATTCCTCCTATTTAATTAAATCATGGTCTCTAGCGTAAGTTTTCATGTAAGATTTACTTCTGAAAGCTCCACCTTTAGCCATTTTGTATAATTTACGGTAGGTAGTAGGGTCAATTTCACCTGCATTTCTCATATCTTTTAAATCAGTTCTTAAAGCACGGATAGTTTTCATCCAAACTTGTTTTTTAGGAGTACGAGCGTTTTTAGCTCCTTTAACACTACCTCTTCCTTTACGTTTACCTTTTTTCTTTTGTTCTTTAATCTTTTTAGATCTGTAGCTACTAATACCAGTTTTTGGTCTAGCTTTAATAATATCTTGATTTATAAGTTGTTTAATACCTTCTCTTGTAATAGCTCTAGAAACTTCTTCTACTTTTTCAGGATCTATCCATACACGGTTTACTCCAACTTTAAGTATACTAGCAGCTAATCTTTTTTGTGTAGTAAGATTCATTAATAATCCTCCATTTTAGTTAGCTGATAAACTTGAAATAAAATTTCTTCAAGTTTCCCTTCAATTTTATCAATATAAATTAAATAACTTTTTAATAATTAATTTTAACCCATAATAATGATTTATGCATTTCTACACTAAATCTTAATTATTTTATCAAAGTTTTAATTTAATTGTTTATTTTGCTTGTTAATAAGAAAATGGATTCTTTTTTCCAAACTGATATTTTATTTCATAATATTTTAACAATTTGAGAATCTATAATAAGTTACATAAGTTGTGGTATGAGCTTAAAGACGTATTCAATAATCCCTTTACCAACTTTATATAACACCCCTAATTTTCTTATAAGTAAGCTTTATAAATTATAATATTAACAAATTAAGGAAATGAAAAAACTTCATGTTTAATCATCTATCAATGAAAAATTTGCATTTTTCAACATATATTTTTAAATTTATAAATTAAATTTAAATTAATAAATAAGTATTAACTTAATAAATAATCCTTAAATAAATTTATTTATTTAAAACTTTTATACCTAATTCTGATGCTTTAGATAACATCAATTCTTTTTTACGTTTACCAATAGAAGCACTGATTCTTGCAGCTTCAGTTTCTGCATTAATAGCTTCTAAATCTTTCATGTTAAAAACAAGAACATCTTTGTAACCAGAAGGATGTAATCCTCTAGTAGCTTTAGGAGTACGATAACCAATAGATGGCATTGCAGGTTTTCCTGCTTCGTATCTTCTCATTTTACTAGTTTTTCCTCTAGGACGTCTCCATTTGGTTCCTAATTTTTTATAACGAGCATATTCTTGTCTTTTAAAATCTTTACTCATTTAAATCACCATTATAACTATTCTCTACTAGTTAAATAGATACCATCCTGGAATACTCTAGGATCTTTACCTCTAATTTTAGTAGCCTGTTCTAAATTAGCCATAGTTTGACCAACATCTTCTTTATTAACACCGGTAATAATTACCTCATCACCTTTAACTTGAACTTTAGCGTCTCCAACAATTTTTACAGATCTAGGATGTCTTTCTCCAATAAAGTTTTCGATAGTTACTTTATTAGCTTCTACTTTTACAGTCATTGGAAAGTGAGCAAATACAATTTTCATATGGTAAGTGAAACCATCGGTTACACCAGTAATCATATTGTTAATATGAGCTTTAGTAGTTCCAATCATAGATTTGTCTTTCTTTTTAGGGAAAGCAGTTTCAAGAACAAGAAGATTATCTTCTTTTGTAATAGTTACATTAGAGTAAGTAAATTTTCTAGAAGTTTGACCATTTGGTCCTTTTACAGTAATTTCATCTTCAATTATAACTTCAACGCCTTCAGGGATTTCAATTTCTTCCCTTATAGCTGCAGCTAATACCATATTTAATCACCTAATACATGTAAGCCAGTAAACGTCCGCCGATACCTTTTTCTTTAGCTTCCCTGTGGGTCATAATACCTTCAGGAGTAGTTACGATTAAGATACCGAAGTTCTTTGCTGGTAAATATCTTTTTTCGAATTTCTCAAATTCATCTTTCTTTACAGCATGACGAGGTTTAATTACACCACATTGATTAATATTACCTTCCAATTCTACTTCGAACTTTCCAGCTTTATTGTCATCTATAAATTCAAATTCACCTATATAATTCTCTTTTTGCATAGTGCTTAACACACGTCCAATTAAATTGGATGCTGGAGAAATAGTACAGTGGTCATTTACTTGACGTTCGTTATTTCTAATGTTTGTTAAAGCATCAGCAAGAGGATCCATAAGAGTCATAATAGTCACCTTTTCTAATTATATTTTTTAAATCCTATTTTAGGAGCAATTTCTCTAAAACATTGCCTACACAAGTTGAGTCCGTATCTGCTTACAATAGCAGAATGATCTCCACAACGGCTACATTTTTTTGCTGCTTTTCCGTATTTTCTTGGCAACATAATCACCTTAATAACATATCTTATTTAAATAATTACTATTTAATACCTAATATTTGCAGTTTTAAATTAATATTCTTCATCTTCTGCTATAGTAACATTGAATTTTTCTTCCATAAATTTCATAGTTTCTTCAGGAGTGATTCTGTGTCTTTTTGGAATAGATTTCTTTTGTATTTTTCTTCTTTTAATTCTATAACCTGGTTTTTCAAAGGTAATAGAAAGATTCATACCAAAAATACCAATATCTGGATCATATCTCATTCCTGGAATATCAATATGTTCTCTAATACCAAAAGAAACATTACCTTGTGCATCAAATTGACTAGGTCTTAATTTATTATTAATACCTTCTAAAACCATTTTAATTGCATTTTCAGCTCTTTCTCCACGGAGAGTTACTTTACATGCAATAGGCTGTCTTTTTCTAATACCCCATTCTGGGTTAGTAACTTTAGAAAAGGTTTTTACAGGAGTCTGACCAGTCATATTTTCAATAAGAGTCATAGCTCTAGATAACTTTTCACCAGCTTCACCGACACCAATGTTGATAGTAGCTTTAGAAATAATAACTTTATTCATTGGGTTCATTGGTTAACCTCCAATAAGTCAATAGCTGGTTCATCATTACCTACAACAAATGCATATTCTTTTAATGTTAAGAAAGTATCATTGTTTGCTTTTTCTATAATTACAGTGTTTGGCTTAGAAGATTCATCTACAAATATCTCTTTAATCTTACCAAG harbors:
- a CDS encoding 50S ribosomal protein L32e, translated to MSKDFKRQEYARYKKLGTKWRRPRGKTSKMRRYEAGKPAMPSIGYRTPKATRGLHPSGYKDVLVFNMKDLEAINAETEAARISASIGKRKKELMLSKASELGIKVLNK
- a CDS encoding 50S ribosomal protein L18 — its product is MASGSKYKVAFRRRREGKTDYATRMKLVDVDKSRLVVRISNANCIVQVINVGKNGDETVVSAHSKELNKLGWLAGNKNTSAVYLTAYLCGKKAVAAGIEYAIADIGLKSPIKGAKVFAAVKGAADAGLNVPYGESIIPTEDRISGEHIAEYAESLDEEELSKKFSQYLAKGLQPTDLPKHFEEIKNKIDEAKL
- a CDS encoding 30S ribosomal protein S8 — translated: MTLMDPLADALTNIRNNERQVNDHCTISPASNLIGRVLSTMQKENYIGEFEFIDDNKAGKFEVELEGNINQCGVIKPRHAVKKDEFEKFEKRYLPAKNFGILIVTTPEGIMTHREAKEKGIGGRLLAYMY
- a CDS encoding 50S ribosomal protein L5; translated protein: MNPMNKVIISKATINIGVGEAGEKLSRAMTLIENMTGQTPVKTFSKVTNPEWGIRKRQPIACKVTLRGERAENAIKMVLEGINNKLRPSQFDAQGNVSFGIREHIDIPGMRYDPDIGIFGMNLSITFEKPGYRIKRRKIQKKSIPKRHRITPEETMKFMEEKFNVTIAEDEEY
- a CDS encoding 30S ribosomal protein S14; this encodes MIMLPRKYGKAAKKCSRCGDHSAIVSRYGLNLCRQCFREIAPKIGFKKYN
- a CDS encoding 50S ribosomal protein L19e, whose translation is MNLTTQKRLAASILKVGVNRVWIDPEKVEEVSRAITREGIKQLINQDIIKARPKTGISSYRSKKIKEQKKKGKRKGRGSVKGAKNARTPKKQVWMKTIRALRTDLKDMRNAGEIDPTTYRKLYKMAKGGAFRSKSYMKTYARDHDLIK
- a CDS encoding 50S ribosomal protein L6, whose translation is MVLAAAIREEIEIPEGVEVIIEDEITVKGPNGQTSRKFTYSNVTITKEDNLLVLETAFPKKKDKSMIGTTKAHINNMITGVTDGFTYHMKIVFAHFPMTVKVEANKVTIENFIGERHPRSVKIVGDAKVQVKGDEVIITGVNKEDVGQTMANLEQATKIRGKDPRVFQDGIYLTSRE